The Juglans microcarpa x Juglans regia isolate MS1-56 chromosome 2S, Jm3101_v1.0, whole genome shotgun sequence genome has a window encoding:
- the LOC121253488 gene encoding uncharacterized protein LOC121253488: protein MKAAQSRQKSYADKRRRQLEFAMGDKVFVRISPMKGVMRFGKKGKLSPRYIGPFEILDRFGPVAYRVALPPAFSGVHNVFHVSMLRKYIHDPTHIIDHEPLQIQEDMTYTEEPLRILDRKEQVLRNRTIALVKVLWNNHAINEASWEFEEEMRVKYPHLFEGNYYSL, encoded by the coding sequence atgaaagcagctcaaagtcGACAGAAGAGCTATGCAGATAAACGCCGCCGTCAGTTAGAGTTTGCGATGGGAGATAAGGTTTTCGTGAGAATTTCCccaatgaaaggagttatgagattcggAAAGAAAGGTAAGTTGAGTCCTAGATACATTGGGccgtttgagattcttgatcggtTTGGACCGGTGGCGTACAGGGTGGCTCTACCACCGGCGTTCTCGGGAGTACATAACGTGTTCCATGTGTCCATGTTGAGGAAGTACATCCATGACCCCACTCACATCATAGATCATGAACCCTTGCAGATTCAAGAGGACATGACCTACACCGAGGAACCATTGCGGATTCTGGACAGGAAAGAGCAAGTATTGCGGAATCGAACTATTGCTTTGGTTAAAGTattgtggaataatcatgctatcaatgaagcatcttgggaattcgaggaagagatgagagtaAAGTACCCTCACTTGTTCGAAGGAAATTACTATAGCTTGTAA